A genomic segment from Corythoichthys intestinalis isolate RoL2023-P3 chromosome 2, ASM3026506v1, whole genome shotgun sequence encodes:
- the mfsd5 gene encoding molybdate-anion transporter yields the protein MMVTAYLAIIVLLALCVGLELTARRLSPPAQTQTAAANPAFRRFQSIFLRAYLLALWADWLQGPYLYKLYRHYSFLESQIAIIYVCGLGSCVLFAPFSSWLPQALGRRHTCLLFCLSYSACCLTKLSTDYFVLIIGRILGGLSTSLLSTTFEAWYVHQHVNIHDFPKEWIPSTFNKAATWNHGLAVGAGLVANLLAEWLHLGPVAPFLLAIPCLACCGWVVLTDWGKEEAEGIPEGDKQTPSLGGLTRISAKARFSRSCHDGLRCLLSDKRVMLLGGVQALFESVLYIFVFLWTPVLDPHGPPLGIVFSCLMAASMVGSLMYRLATSTHYHLQPGHVLCLAVLMAFFSFFMLTFSTTPGQPRPHESFFAFLLLELACGLYFPAVSFLQGRVIPEEKRAGVLAWFRLPLNLLACIGLLALHGEVSGTGGGEGGNGTRNMFGGCALMMLAALMAVVSLFTLGRNDSDLKLEGTRADSEMY from the coding sequence ATGATGGTGACGGCGTACCTTGCCATAATTGTCCTGCTCGCCTTGTGTGTTGGTCTCGAGCTCACGGCACGTCGTCTCAGCCCACCTGCTCAGACACAGACTGCTGCAGCCAACCCAGCCTTCCGTCGCTTCCAGAGCATCTTCCTCCGGGCCTACCTCCTGGCCCTCTGGGCAGACTGGCTGCAGGGTCCCTACCTATATAAACTCTACCGCCACTACAGCTTCCTGGAGTCCCAAATAGCTATCATCTATGTCTGCGGCTTAGGCTCTTGTGTGCTGTTTGCCCCTTTTTCCAGCTGGCTTCCCCAAGCCCTGGGCCGCAGACATACTTGTCTCCTGTTCTGCCTGTCCTACTCTGCTTGCTGCCTCACTAAGTTATCCACAGACTATTTTGTGTTGATCATCGGTCGCATCCTGGGTGGTCTGTCTACATCCTTGCTCTCTACCACATTTGAGGCTTGGTATGTGCACCAGCATGTCAACATTCACGATTTTCCCAAGGAGTGGATCCCCAGCACCTTTAACAAAGCTGCCACATGGAATCACGGGCTCGCCGTGGGAGCTGGCCTGGTTGCTAACTTGCTTGCCGAGTGGCTCCACTTGGGCCCGGTAGCTCCTTTTCTCCTGGCCATCCCCTGTTTGGCGTGCTGCGGCTGGGTTGTGTTGACGGACTGGGGCAAGGAAGAAGCAGAAGGCATACCTGAAGGGGATAAACAGACACCGTCCTTAGGAGGTTTGACTCGTATTTCTGCAAAGGCCCGTTTCTCCCGCAGCTGTCATGATGGGCTCCGGTGCCTGCTGTCAGACAAGAGGGTCATGCTTCTCGGTGGGGTGCAAGCTCTATTTGAAAGTGTCCTCTacatctttgtttttctttggacCCCAGTACTCGACCCCCATGGACCTCCGTTAGGGATCGTTTTTTCTTGTCTAATGGCCGCCTCAATGGTTGGCTCCTTAATGTACCGCCTTGCCACCTCCACACACTATCATCTGCAACCCGGGCACGTTCTCTGCTTGGCTGTTTTAATGGCGTTCTTCTCTTTCTTCATGTTGACTTTTTCCACCACGCCTGGCCAGCCGAGACCTCACGAATCCTTCTTTGCCTTCTTGCTGCTGGAGCTCGCTTGTGGCCTCTACTTCCCGGCTGTCAGCTTTCTGCAGGGCAGGGTAATCCCAGAGGAGAAGCGGGCTGGAGTGCTGGCCTGGTTCCGCCTCCCTCTAAATCTACTGGCCTGTATTGGGCTATTGGCGCTCCACGGTGAGGTGTCAGGGACAGGTGGAGGGGAAGGGGGCAACGGTACTAGAAACATGTTTGGAGGCTGTGCGCTCATGATGCTGGCCGCCTTGATGGCTGTCGTCAGTCTGTTCACGCTTGGCAGAAATGACTCGGACCTTAAACTGGAGGGAACAAGAGCAGACAGTGAAATGTACTGA